Genomic segment of Streptomyces alboniger:
CACTGCGCCCGCGCCGCGCTGGGCCGCATCGGCGTACCGCCCGCCCCGATCCTGCCGGGCCAGCGGGGCGCGCCCCGCTGGCCGGCCGGCGTCGTCGGGAGCATGACGCACTGCGACGGGTACCGCGCGGCGGTCGTGGCGCGTGCCGGTGAGGTGACCTCGCTCGGCATCGACGCGGAGCCCGCCGCGCCGCTGCGCGACCCGGACGTCCTGAAGATGATCGCCGACGAGACGGAACGGGCGGCGCTCGCCGCACTCGGCGCCCGGTACCCGGACACGCCCTGGGACCGCCTGCTGTTCAGCGCCAAGGAGTCCGTCTACAAGACGTGGTTCCCGCTCACCGGACGCTGGCTCGGCTTCGAGGAGGCCCGGGTGGAGCTCGACCCGGACGGGACGTTCACCGCGCGGCTGCTCGTAGAGGGGCCCGTGGTGCAGGGCGTCGAACTGAAGGTGTTCTCGGGTCGGTGGATCGTGCGCGCGGGGGTAGCCGCCACGGCCATCGTCCTGCCGGTCACCGCGCCCGCGGCCCACGCGTAGCCGCCGCCCGGTACGTGGGGCGGCCTCCCAGCCAGGTGCCCAGCACGCGCGCGTGGCGGATCGCCATGGGGTCGACGGTGCGCGGGTCGGCGGAGAGCAGGACCAGGTCGGCGGGGGCGCCCGGCGAAAGGTGCAGCCGGTCGTCCGCACCCGCCTGGTGGGCGACCCCGGTGGTGGCCGCCGTAAGTGCCTGCTCGACGGTGAGCCGCTGGTGGGGGATCCAGCCCTCTTCCGGCTCCCCCGTGAACGTGCGCCTGGTGACGGCCACTTGGATCCCTTCCAGCGGTACGTGTGAGCTGACGGGCCAGTCGCTGCCGAAGGACAGGCGGACGCCGTCCCGCGCCAGCTCGCCCATGGGGTACTGGAGGGCCGCCCGGTGCGCGCCGATCCGCGGGAGGGACAGCTCAGTCTGGAGCGGGTCGGGCTGCGCCCAGAGGGGTTCGAAGTTGGCGACGACGCCGAGGGGTGCGAACCGGGGCAGGTCGGCGGGGTCGACCACCTGTACGTGGGTGATCACCGGGCGCCGGTCCCATGCGGGGTTGGCGTCGATCGCGGACTCGATCGCGTCGAGCGAGGCGCGTACGCCCGCGTCGCCGATCGCGTGGATGTGCGTCCGGAAGCCCACGGCGTCGAAGGCCCGCACCGCGTCGGCGAGCGCTCGGGGCTCCCACACGGGCATGCCGCAGCTGTGGGGCGCGTCCAGGTAGGGGGCGAGCATGGCGGCGGTGCCGCCCTCGATGACGCCGTCGCTGAAGAACTTCACCGTCCGCGCGGTCAGCAGCTCGCCGCCCTCCGCGGCCACCCGCGCGCGTGTCTCGGCGAACGGCTTGAGCTGCGCGCGCCAGCGGTCGGGGTCCGCGCGCTGGGCGAGGTCGACGCGGAAGGCCAGGGCGTCACGCCGGGCGGCGGCGAGATAGGCGTCCGCCATCTCCGGTTCGACCCAGGCGTCCTGGACCCAGGTGATGCCCGCGCGCGCGTACGCGTGCCCGGCGCGGCGCACCGCCTCGACGAGGTCGTCCGTCGCGCGCGAGGGGACCTGGTCGAGCACGAGGTCGCAGGCGTGCCATTCGCGCAGCGTCCCCAGAGGGGCGCCGTCGGGTCGGCGCACGATCCGGCCGAGGCGCGGCTCCGGGCTCCTCTCGCTCACCCCGGCCCTGCGCAGCGCCTCGGTGTTGCACCAGACGGTGTGGTAGTCGTGGGCGCGCAGCACGACGGGCCGGTCGGGTACCGCCGCGTCCAGCCAGCGGGCGTCGAACTCCCCGTCGGGCGCGAGCGCGGGGTCGTAGGAGGCGCCGACGATCCACTCGACCTCCGGGTGCTCCTCGGCCCATCGCCCGACTTCGGAGACGACCGCTTCGACGGAGGCGAGTTCCTTGATCTGTGGTCCGAAGCTCTCCAGACCGCCGAGGAGCGGGTGGGCGTGCCCGTCCCCGAAGGCGGCCATCAGCAGCCCGTCCCCGACGTCGACGACCTCGTCTGCGGTGGCGGCGAGCGCGCGGGCCTCGTCGCCGAGCGCGAGGACCCTGCCGTCGCGCACGGCGAGCGCCGTGGCGTCGTGGTCGGGGTGGCTCCCGGTGCGGGTGGGGCCGAGGAAGACCAGCGTCGTCACGTCTTCTCCTTGCTCGCGTTCGCTTGGGTCGGGTGGACCGGGGTGGGCCGGGGTGGGCCGGGGGTTCAGACGTGCTCGCCGTCCACCGTCGTCAGCCGCTCGTACGCGACCGGATCGCGCGCCTTGATACGGAGGGCGAGCACGGCGCCGATGACGAACAGCACCGGCAGCGGGAGGACCAAGGCCGCGTTCACGCCTGCGGAGGCGCCGGTGAGCAGGTCGAGGTGGGCGCAGACGAGGACGATCATGACGGCGAGGCCCGCGCAGGCGAGCAGCGGGGCGACGACCACCCGCCAAGCCGGCAGGGCGCGCCGGTCGCGGCGGAAGAACCCGTACACGGAGAGGGCGGCGAGGGCCTGCATGAGCATCACGCCGAGGATGCCGGAGCCGCTGCTCCACAGGAACGGCGTACGGATCGGCCCCGCTGATCATAGTCACGACGATCGCGGTAAGCGCCAGGGCCGACTGCGTGACGACCGCTGTGGCCGGGGCCCGTGTCCTCGCGGAGACGGTGCCGAGGCGGTCCGGGAGGAGACCCTCCCTGCCGAGTGCGTAGAAGTAGCGGGCGGCTCCGTTGTGGAAGGCGAGCGTGGCGGCGAAGGCGCTGGTGATGATCAGCACGTGCATGGAGTCGGCGGCCCAGGCTCCGCTGAAGCGTTCGGTGGCGGTGAACACCATGTCGGCGCCGCCCTTGCCGTCCGCGACCGCCTGGGCGCGATCGCTGCCGTACGCGTTGATGATCATCCAGACGCTGAAGGTGTAGAAGAGCGCGAGGAACGCCACGGCGATGTAGGTGGCGCGCGGCACGGTCCGCTCCGGTCGCCGCGCCTCCTCGGCGTAGATCGCGGTCGCCTCGAAGCCGACGAAGGCGCCGATGGCGAGGACGAACATGCCGCCGGCCCCGGACTCGCCGAGATGGGCGGGCGACAGCGCCCCGAGGTCGAGGCCGCGCGGACCGCCGCCGTGCGCGAGAACGCCCGCTTCGAAGACGAGCAGCACCAGCACTTCGAGGACCAGGGCGGCGCCGAGGACCTTGGCACTGAGGGTGACCTTGAGATAGCCGAGCACGCCGATGGCGCCCAGCCCGGCCAACGCCCAGATCCACCAGGGCACATGGACCCCGGTGAGGTCCTCGAAGCCCGATTCCGTGAACCATCCGAAGGCGGCGAGCAGGCCCACCTCGATCGCGTTGTACGAGAAGAGCGCGACGTACGCGGATCCGGCTCCCGCCGGGCGGCCGAGCCCCCTGCCGATGTACGCGTAGAAAGCGCCGGCGTTGCGCACGTACCGGCTCATGGCCGTGAACCCGGCGGCGAAGACGATCAGCAGCAGCCCCGAGAGGAGATAGCCGAGCGGCGCCGCGGGTCCCGCCATACCGATGGCCAGCGGGGCCACGCCCGCCATGACCGTCAGCGGGGCCGCGGCCGCCACGACGAAGAAGACCAGATCGCCGGTGCCGACCGCCCCGTCGCTCAATCCTTGGGGGGTGGCGGCGGGTGGCGGTACAGGGGAAGGGGGTGCGGTCACGCGCGTGCTCCCGGAGGTCGAAAACGCCGACGGGGGTGGAATCGCCGAGAAAACTAAACCCTTTAGTCCGAGCTGGCAGGACCGTACTCTGCGCAGGAAGTGCCTGGGAAGAGGGCACGGGAGTAGAGGGCATGGGCGGAGGGCATGGGAAGAGGCCGCGAAGGGGCGGGCAGGGGCCGCCCGAGCAGACCGGTGCTGAGCGCCGGCCTGATCGCGCGTGAGGCGCTTGCCATGATCGACACCGAGGGCGCAGACGCGTTCAGCCTGCCGCGGCTCGCCGGCCGGCTCGGTGTGAAGGCCGCCTCGCTGTACAACCACTTGGACGGCCGCGCCGCCGTCATCGAGAGCGTGCGACGCCTGGTCGTCGAGGAGATCGACGTCTCCGTGTTCGCCGTGCTGCCCTGGCCCGACGCTCTGGCCGCGTGGGCGCGTTCGTACCGCGACGCGTTCGCGCGCCACCCGCACGCCATCGATCTCCTCGTCACGACGACGATCGGTTCCCCGGCGATGCTCGCGATGTACGAGTCGGTGGTGGAGGCGCTGGCCCGCGGCGGCTGGCCGCCCGGGCGCCTGGTGACGGTCCTGACGAGCGTGGAGTCCTTCGTGCTCGGCTCCGCGCTCGACCTCGTCGCGCCCCCGCCGATGATCGACCCCTCGGGCCGCGCGCCGCGGGTGCCGGCCCTCGCCGCCGCGCTGCACGCCGCGCCCGAGCACGACAAGGCGGCGCGCGCGGAGCAGGCGTTCGCCTCCGGCCTCCAGGCGTTGGTGCGCGGGCTCGTGGCGCAGCTCGCGGAAGTTCGCACCTCCGATGCGGCGGGCCGGCAGCCCGGGTGACGAAGCAGACAGACCGGTGGCGAAAAAAGATGGAGCGCGGGGCGCCGTCGAGTGCGCCCCGTCGGCTCCCCCTCTGCCATGAGTCGAGCCGCCCTGCGCCACACCCCTCGCCGGACGACGGTTGACGCCCAGGTCGAAACGTTTCTTGACTTTGTTCGCACGCGAGCCGTCGATTTGAAAAGCTTTCGGCCAAACCCACAAGTAGCCATGCGCATACACCACCGCATATACGTTTTCCCTATTGTCATACTTTCTTTTGTGGTCTTGCCATGCCTTCCGGTTGTGCACCTATCTGGTTGCTGCGACCACGTCCTCACCCGGGGTTCCCGATGAGCCCCGGACCGGTTCGGCGGAGCCCTCGTGCGCCGTCGACCAGGGAAGTGGCCGTCCATCCTCTACCTGAGGAGAAGTCATGAAGAAGGCCTACGAAGCGCCGGCGCTCATCCGACTCGGGACGTTCCGGAAGAAGACCGGGCTGCTGGCGCGGAACGGAAACGACCGACTCATTTTCAGCAAGAACTGACGACCGGAGGTTTCTGACCGAACGTCATGACTGAACTGCACGAGAGTGCGGGGACGGGCCCCGGCGACGCGCACTTCACGGTCTTCAACGACCGTGCGGACGCGGCCGCCGTGGCCCGCTCCTTCGCCCACCCAGGAACACGTGTCCTCAACCATTCCTCGGGCCGGCCGTGGCTGGTCGGCCAGTGGGCCGACGAAGAGATCGTCACGGCGCGCGTCGGCCGCACCGCCCTGGCCGTCATCGGCTGCTGCCCCGTCACCGCCGCCGAACTGGAGGCCCGGGCAGGGCGGTTGCGCGATCTGGCGGAGCTGGACGTGTGGGCCCGCTCCCTGCCCGGCAGCTTCCACCTCGTCGCCGCCCTGGACCAGCGACTCAGGATGCAGGGCACCGCGTCCGGGCTCCGGCTGGTCTTCCACGCCATCGTGGACGGTGTGCCCGTGGCCGCCACCCGCGCCGATGTCCTCGCCGCCGCCCTGGGCCACGACCCCGACGAAGAACAGCTCGCGATCCGGCTGTTGTGGCCGGCCCCCTATCCCCTTTTCGAGACCTCCCTCTGGTACGGCGTCACCGCGGTGCCACCACAGGACGCGCTGATCGTCGGCGCGGACGGGCGGACCGTGCACCACTCACGGTGGTGGACCCCGCCGGAGCCGGTCCGCACCCTCGCCGACGGGGCGCCGCTGGTCCGCGAGGCCCTCGCCACAGCCATCGACGCCCGCACGCGCCAAGGCGGCGTGGTCAGCTGCGACCTGTCCGGCGGCCTGGACTCCACCTCCATCTGCTTCCTCGCGGACCGGTCCCCCGCCAAGGTGGTGGCCAGCACCTGGCCGGGACGCGACCCGGCCGACACCGACCTGCACTGGGCCGAGCAGGCGGTGAAACACCTGCCGGACGTCGAGCACGTGGTGTGGGACGCTCACGCCTCACCGCTGGTCTACGACGATCTGCTGAACATCGACGACCTGCTGGACGAACCGACCATCGGCGTCATGGACCGCTCAAGGGTGCTGAGCCATCTGCCGGACATGGCCCGGCGGGGCAGCCGAGTGCACATGACGGGCATCGGCGGCGATCACGTGGCCTGGTGCTCGGAGGCGTACTACCACCGACTGTCGCGCACCCGCCCGCTGTTCGCGCTGCGGCAACTGCGTGGCTTCCGGGCCCTGTGGCAGTGGCCGCTCGGTACGACGGCCCGTGCCCTGGCCGATTCCCGGCCATACGGCAGGTGTCTCGCCGACGCCGTCGGACACCTGCGCGACCCGCTCCCGGCATCGGCCACCACCAGTCTCGGCTGGGGCATGCCCCCACGTCTCTTCGAGTGGGTCACGCCCGACGCCACACGCATGGTCGAGCGGGCGCTGCGGGAGGCCGCTTCGACGGTCGTGCCCCTGCACCCCGACCGTGGCATGCACGCCGATCTGGAACAGATCCGCTCGTGCACGCGCATCATCCGCCAGTGGGACCGCATGGCGGCCCGCGTCGGTGTCCCGATGGCCTCGCCGTTCCTCGACGACCGCGTCATCGAGGCGTGCCTCGCGATCCGGCCCGAGGAACGCGTCACGCCCTGGGCGTACAAGCCCGTGCTCACCGCCGCGATGCACGGCATCGTGCCCGAGGCGTGTCTGCGGCGCACCACCAAGGCCGCGGCCGCCATGGACGCCGCCGACGGACTGCGCAGGCACCGCGCCGACCTGCTGGCCCTGTGGGAGGACTCCAGGCTGGAACAGCTCGGCCTGGTCGACGGTGAGGCGCTGCGCCGCCTCGCGCAGCGGCCCTCCGCGCCCGGGCTGCGCGACGGCATCCTCTACTCGACCATCGCCGCCGAGGTATGGCTTCGCGGCCTCTCCCCCGCCCCTACCCGATAGGCCCGCCACCGAAGAAAGGCAGTCACCCACCATGGCACTGCGGTTCGGCCCCGATGTCTCCACCACGGAGACCGACTACGGCACGGTTCTGCTGGACCAGCGCAGCGGAAACTACTGGGAACTCAATCCCACCGGGACCCTCGTCGTGAAGACCCTCCTCGACGGCGGCGAGGAGGCGGCGGCCGTCGACGCGCTCGTCACGGAGTTCGACATCGACCGGCCCCGCGCGGAGCAGGACGTCACGGCTCTCGTACGGGAACTGCGGGAGTCGGGGCTGGCCTCATGACGACACCGAGCGCCCTGGAACGGCCCTCGAACGTTCCCTTCACCCGGCGTCTGGCCGCCCGGCTCGTCCTGCTGCCCGCCGTCGTGCTCTCCTCGCTGTCGCCGCGCCGGATCCGCGCCGTCCTCGATGTCGTACGCCGCGGAGCCGCCCCGGCCACCGCCGCGCAGGCGAGAAACGCCCGGGACGCTATGTGCGCGACCAGCCTCCTCTGCGCCGGCCCGCAAGGCTGCCTGCCCCGCTCGCTGGGCGCCGCCCTGTTGTGCCGGCTGACGGGCAGTTGGCCCACGTGGTGCACGGGGGCGAGCGTGGTGCCTCCCTTCAACGCGCACGCGTGGATCGAGGCGGAGGGCCGGCCCATCGGCGAGGACGCGCCCGACGACTACTTCGCACGGCTGCTCACGGTGGAGCCCCGGACCGCGAACCGCCCGCCCCGCCAGCCCCGCCCATGACGGACTCCCGGACGCAGGAGCCGG
This window contains:
- a CDS encoding 4'-phosphopantetheinyl transferase family protein gives rise to the protein MASLLAAAPVTVVETHHDPADAVLFPAEEAVVANAVAKRRDEFTTVRHCARAALGRIGVPPAPILPGQRGAPRWPAGVVGSMTHCDGYRAAVVARAGEVTSLGIDAEPAAPLRDPDVLKMIADETERAALAALGARYPDTPWDRLLFSAKESVYKTWFPLTGRWLGFEEARVELDPDGTFTARLLVEGPVVQGVELKVFSGRWIVRAGVAATAIVLPVTAPAAHA
- a CDS encoding amino acid permease; the encoded protein is MSDGAVGTGDLVFFVVAAAAPLTVMAGVAPLAIGMAGPAAPLGYLLSGLLLIVFAAGFTAMSRYVRNAGAFYAYIGRGLGRPAGAGSAYVALFSYNAIEVGLLAAFGWFTESGFEDLTGVHVPWWIWALAGLGAIGVLGYLKVTLSAKVLGAALVLEVLVLLVFEAGVLAHGGGPRGLDLGALSPAHLGESGAGGMFVLAIGAFVGFEATAIYAEEARRPERTVPRATYIAVAFLALFYTFSVWMIINAYGSDRAQAVADGKGGADMVFTATERFSGAWAADSMHVLIITSAFAATLAFHNGAARYFYALGREGLLPDRLGTVSARTRAPATAVVTQSALALTAIVVTMISGADPYAVPVEQRLRHPRRDAHAGPRRPLRVRVLPPRPARPAGLAGGRRPAARLRGPRRHDRPRLRPPRPAHRRLRRRERGLGPPAAGAVRHRRRARPPYQGARSGRVRAADDGGRRARLNPRPTPAHPGPPDPSEREQGEDVTTLVFLGPTRTGSHPDHDATALAVRDGRVLALGDEARALAATADEVVDVGDGLLMAAFGDGHAHPLLGGLESFGPQIKELASVEAVVSEVGRWAEEHPEVEWIVGASYDPALAPDGEFDARWLDAAVPDRPVVLRAHDYHTVWCNTEALRRAGVSERSPEPRLGRIVRRPDGAPLGTLREWHACDLVLDQVPSRATDDLVEAVRRAGHAYARAGITWVQDAWVEPEMADAYLAAARRDALAFRVDLAQRADPDRWRAQLKPFAETRARVAAEGGELLTARTVKFFSDGVIEGGTAAMLAPYLDAPHSCGMPVWEPRALADAVRAFDAVGFRTHIHAIGDAGVRASLDAIESAIDANPAWDRRPVITHVQVVDPADLPRFAPLGVVANFEPLWAQPDPLQTELSLPRIGAHRAALQYPMGELARDGVRLSFGSDWPVSSHVPLEGIQVAVTRRTFTGEPEEGWIPHQRLTVEQALTAATTGVAHQAGADDRLHLSPGAPADLVLLSADPRTVDPMAIRHARVLGTWLGGRPTYRAAATRGPRAR
- a CDS encoding TetR/AcrR family transcriptional regulator, whose protein sequence is MIDTEGADAFSLPRLAGRLGVKAASLYNHLDGRAAVIESVRRLVVEEIDVSVFAVLPWPDALAAWARSYRDAFARHPHAIDLLVTTTIGSPAMLAMYESVVEALARGGWPPGRLVTVLTSVESFVLGSALDLVAPPPMIDPSGRAPRVPALAAALHAAPEHDKAARAEQAFASGLQALVRGLVAQLAEVRTSDAAGRQPG
- a CDS encoding keywimysin-related RiPP produces the protein MKKAYEAPALIRLGTFRKKTGLLARNGNDRLIFSKN
- a CDS encoding lasso peptide isopeptide bond-forming cyclase, with amino-acid sequence MTELHESAGTGPGDAHFTVFNDRADAAAVARSFAHPGTRVLNHSSGRPWLVGQWADEEIVTARVGRTALAVIGCCPVTAAELEARAGRLRDLAELDVWARSLPGSFHLVAALDQRLRMQGTASGLRLVFHAIVDGVPVAATRADVLAAALGHDPDEEQLAIRLLWPAPYPLFETSLWYGVTAVPPQDALIVGADGRTVHHSRWWTPPEPVRTLADGAPLVREALATAIDARTRQGGVVSCDLSGGLDSTSICFLADRSPAKVVASTWPGRDPADTDLHWAEQAVKHLPDVEHVVWDAHASPLVYDDLLNIDDLLDEPTIGVMDRSRVLSHLPDMARRGSRVHMTGIGGDHVAWCSEAYYHRLSRTRPLFALRQLRGFRALWQWPLGTTARALADSRPYGRCLADAVGHLRDPLPASATTSLGWGMPPRLFEWVTPDATRMVERALREAASTVVPLHPDRGMHADLEQIRSCTRIIRQWDRMAARVGVPMASPFLDDRVIEACLAIRPEERVTPWAYKPVLTAAMHGIVPEACLRRTTKAAAAMDAADGLRRHRADLLALWEDSRLEQLGLVDGEALRRLAQRPSAPGLRDGILYSTIAAEVWLRGLSPAPTR
- a CDS encoding lasso peptide biosynthesis PqqD family chaperone, which encodes MALRFGPDVSTTETDYGTVLLDQRSGNYWELNPTGTLVVKTLLDGGEEAAAVDALVTEFDIDRPRAEQDVTALVRELRESGLAS
- a CDS encoding lasso peptide biosynthesis B2 protein, which encodes MTTPSALERPSNVPFTRRLAARLVLLPAVVLSSLSPRRIRAVLDVVRRGAAPATAAQARNARDAMCATSLLCAGPQGCLPRSLGAALLCRLTGSWPTWCTGASVVPPFNAHAWIEAEGRPIGEDAPDDYFARLLTVEPRTANRPPRQPRP